ATGATGAGAACAAGATTAAAGTAGCGATTACCAAAGCCTTTATCGCTGAGGAAGGGGCCAATGCGGCAGCGTCCAATCGCATTCACGAATTGATTGAAGGCATTGCAAGACAGGTCACGCAGGCCTTTAAACGCCGTATGCCAAGCGGTGGCACCATCCACATTGAAGACATTCAGGATCAGGTGGAATTAGCCCTGATGCGCAGCAGCCAGTATAAGGTGGCGCGCGCTTATGTCCTCTACCGTGAAGAACACCGCAAAGCCCGTGAAGCCAAGCTGCAGCAACAGGCTGCTGAGAGCAAGGTGCCCCTCATTACCATGCCGGACGGCGAATTAAGACCGCTGGACATGGATCGGTTGCGCACCATCGTGGAAGAAGCCTGCCGTGATCTCGAAGCCGTCAGTGCCGAACCCGTCATTAAAGATGCCCTGCGTAACCTCTACAATCAGGCCAAGCTTGATGACGTGCACAAAGCGCTGATCATGGCCGCTCGCACCCTGGTGGAAAAAGAACCCAATTACACCTACGTCAGCGCCCGCCTCCTGCTCGACAGTCTGCGCAGCCAGGCATTGAACAAATTAGCCCTTAAGACGGAAGCGACCTTTGACGAGATGGCCGAGCTCTACCCTACTTATTTCAAAACCTACCTGAATCAAGGTATTGCTCAAGGCATTCTGGACACCAAACTGGCTGAATTTGATTGGGACAAACTGGCCGCCGCTCTGTTGCCTGAACGCGACATGAAGTTCACCTACCTCAGTCTGCAAACCCTTTATGACCGCTATTTCATTCATGAGAAAGGCGTTCGTTATGAATTGCCGCAAGCCTTCTTCATGCGCGTGGCCATGGGTTTAGCCCTGCGTGAAAAAGATCGTGAAGCCAAGGCCATTGAGTTTTATCAATTGCTGTCCTCCTTTGATTACATGGCTTCCACGCCCACACTGTTTAACTCAGGAACAGTCAGACCGCAATTATCCAGTTGCTATTTAACCACCATTCCCGACAACCTGGACGGCATTTACAGCGCCATCAAAGACAATGCCCTGTTGTCCAAATTTGCCGGCGGTCTGGGCAATGACTGGACGCCTGTTCGCGCCATGGGTTCGCACATCAAAGGCACCAATGGCAAATCACAAGGGGTTGTGCCCTTCATGAAGGTGGCGGATGTGACCGCGGTCGCTGTTAATCAGGGTGGAAAACGCAAAGGGGCAGTGTGCGGTTACCTGGAGTGCTGGCACCGTGATGTCGAGGAATTCCTTGAGCTGCGTAAAAACACCGGCGACGACCGACGCCGTACCCATGACATGAATACCGCCCTGTGGATTCCTGACTTGTTCATGAAGCGGGTCAATGAAGACGGCGAGTGGACTTTATTCTCACCGGACGAAGTGCCTGAGTTGCATGATCAATACGGTAAAGCCTTCGATGCCTTGTACATGGACTATGAAGAAAAAGCCCGCCAAGGCAAAATCAAAAACGTAAAAACGCTTTCGGCCCAGAAGCTG
This region of Legionella taurinensis genomic DNA includes:
- a CDS encoding ribonucleoside-diphosphate reductase subunit alpha — protein: MSELLEPVKDVPPISQLELTANAPGLLKTIKRNGKVVSYDENKIKVAITKAFIAEEGANAAASNRIHELIEGIARQVTQAFKRRMPSGGTIHIEDIQDQVELALMRSSQYKVARAYVLYREEHRKAREAKLQQQAAESKVPLITMPDGELRPLDMDRLRTIVEEACRDLEAVSAEPVIKDALRNLYNQAKLDDVHKALIMAARTLVEKEPNYTYVSARLLLDSLRSQALNKLALKTEATFDEMAELYPTYFKTYLNQGIAQGILDTKLAEFDWDKLAAALLPERDMKFTYLSLQTLYDRYFIHEKGVRYELPQAFFMRVAMGLALREKDREAKAIEFYQLLSSFDYMASTPTLFNSGTVRPQLSSCYLTTIPDNLDGIYSAIKDNALLSKFAGGLGNDWTPVRAMGSHIKGTNGKSQGVVPFMKVADVTAVAVNQGGKRKGAVCGYLECWHRDVEEFLELRKNTGDDRRRTHDMNTALWIPDLFMKRVNEDGEWTLFSPDEVPELHDQYGKAFDALYMDYEEKARQGKIKNVKTLSAQKLWRKMLSMLFETGHPWLTFKDPCNLRSPQQHAGVIHSSNLCTEITLNTSQEEIAVCNLGSINLPAHISNGQIDRAKLKRTITTAVRMLDNVIDINYYSVPQARHSNLQHRPVGLGLMGFQDALYELKVDYASQKAVEFADESMELISYYAIEASSDLAKERGSYSTYEGSLWSKGILPIDSINLLQQARNQYLDQDRSQRLDWEPLRVKVRTQGMRNSNVMAIAPTATISNICGVAQSIEPTYQNLYVKSNLSGEFTVINPYLVADLKALNLWDEVMVNDLKYFNGSVQPINRIPDELKARYATAFEIDPLWLVEAGSRRQKWIDQAQSLNIYMAKPSGKKLDELYKHAWKRGLKTTYYLRSLGASNAEKSTVTDGALNAVSIDEPKVCSILDPDCEACQ